One window of Poseidonibacter antarcticus genomic DNA carries:
- the infB gene encoding translation initiation factor IF-2 has translation MSDKVRVYEIAEEAGASSSDVIAKAKDLKIELKSPQSAVSIEDAEEITNYIMTGKSAKLPVKVKKTVVKKVIEEKKEEEPTLKVEEKVEEKNVTAKKADAISKPNAVDTTSSPIEKVEEVKKVSEEKKEDAKKTEDKSDAPVIKKIIPKRRGLKIVKKKKPRIEEKKVEFNSPLAGAPKKQMKSLSEILGNNNDDKKDNTDFKTKSKKDKKKTTVRAQDHGRKLDVNRNGASDGFSSSSTDSLLGEEVFLLDLGLADKSKLLEETKPHNQNKQSRSSRPAAFGNRPQGLKRGKRKKRFKRTEEEIEINEVTIPEDVRVYEFAEACGKTASDVISVLFGLGMLVTKNDFLKQDELEILGEEFGIEVTVKDALEDVNYVEDYLEEDIDESHFVTRPPVVTIMGHVDHGKTSLLDKIRSAKVASGEAGGITQHISAYTIDQNGQKITFVDTPGHAAFSEMRSRGADITDIIIIVVAADDGVKPQTEEVIAHAKASGCPIIVAVNKMDKESANMDMVKAQMAEREMTPVDWGGDVEFIGISAKTGMGVDDLLENILIQSEILELKADPDAKAKGAVVESLLEKGRGPVATIIVQNGTLRVGDNIVCDTTYGRVKAITNDMGKPVKELGLSETGNVLGLHEVPVSGSVMVAQDSDKEAKEIANTRAEHARAKELSKSTKVSLEEMSGLIAEGKIKQLPVIIKTDVGGSLEAIKGSLEKIANEEVKVKVLHAAVGGITESDLVLANASEGCIILGFNVRPTGSVKQKAKADGVTINTYTIIYDLIDDVKDALSGMMSAVIREENTGQAEVRDTFVVPKVGTVAGCLVTDGKVIRGGHARIIRDGIVTYTGKISSLKRFKDDAKEVANGYECGIMFDKFNDIQVGDFIETFIQIEEKVSIDD, from the coding sequence AATAGAAGAGAAAAAAGAAGAAGAACCAACTCTAAAAGTAGAAGAGAAAGTAGAAGAAAAGAATGTAACTGCTAAAAAAGCTGATGCAATATCTAAACCTAATGCTGTTGATACTACATCATCTCCAATAGAAAAAGTCGAAGAAGTTAAAAAAGTATCTGAAGAAAAAAAAGAAGATGCTAAAAAAACAGAAGATAAGAGTGATGCCCCAGTAATTAAGAAAATAATTCCTAAAAGAAGAGGACTTAAAATTGTTAAAAAGAAAAAACCAAGAATTGAAGAGAAAAAAGTAGAATTTAATTCTCCTCTTGCTGGTGCACCTAAAAAACAAATGAAATCATTAAGTGAAATTTTAGGTAATAACAATGATGATAAAAAAGATAATACAGATTTTAAAACTAAATCTAAAAAAGATAAAAAGAAAACTACAGTAAGAGCTCAAGATCATGGTAGAAAATTAGATGTTAATAGAAACGGAGCTTCAGATGGTTTCTCTTCAAGTTCAACTGATTCTTTATTAGGTGAAGAAGTATTCTTACTTGATTTAGGTTTAGCAGATAAATCAAAATTATTAGAAGAAACAAAACCTCATAATCAAAATAAACAATCTAGATCTTCAAGACCTGCTGCTTTTGGAAATAGACCTCAAGGTTTAAAAAGAGGTAAAAGAAAGAAAAGATTTAAAAGAACAGAAGAAGAAATTGAAATTAATGAAGTTACAATTCCTGAAGATGTTAGAGTATATGAATTTGCAGAAGCTTGTGGAAAAACAGCATCTGATGTAATTTCTGTATTATTTGGTTTAGGAATGCTTGTAACTAAAAATGACTTCTTAAAACAAGATGAATTAGAAATCTTAGGTGAAGAGTTTGGTATTGAAGTTACTGTTAAAGATGCATTAGAAGATGTTAATTATGTTGAAGATTATCTTGAAGAAGATATCGATGAATCTCATTTTGTAACAAGACCTCCTGTTGTTACTATTATGGGACACGTTGATCATGGTAAAACTTCATTATTAGACAAAATTAGATCTGCAAAAGTAGCTTCTGGTGAAGCTGGTGGAATTACTCAACATATTTCTGCATATACAATTGACCAAAATGGTCAAAAAATTACTTTTGTTGATACTCCAGGGCATGCTGCTTTCTCTGAAATGAGATCAAGAGGTGCTGATATTACTGATATTATTATCATAGTTGTTGCTGCTGATGATGGTGTTAAACCACAAACTGAAGAAGTTATAGCTCATGCTAAAGCATCTGGTTGTCCAATTATTGTTGCAGTTAACAAAATGGATAAAGAAAGTGCAAATATGGATATGGTAAAAGCTCAAATGGCTGAGAGAGAAATGACTCCAGTTGATTGGGGTGGAGATGTTGAATTTATTGGTATTTCTGCAAAAACAGGTATGGGGGTTGATGATTTATTAGAAAACATTTTAATTCAATCTGAAATACTTGAACTTAAAGCTGACCCAGATGCAAAAGCTAAAGGTGCAGTTGTTGAATCATTATTAGAAAAAGGTAGAGGTCCAGTTGCTACTATTATTGTTCAAAATGGTACATTAAGAGTTGGTGATAATATTGTTTGTGATACTACTTACGGTAGAGTAAAAGCAATTACTAATGATATGGGTAAACCAGTAAAAGAATTAGGACTTTCTGAAACAGGTAATGTTTTAGGATTACATGAAGTTCCAGTTTCTGGTTCTGTTATGGTTGCACAAGATTCTGATAAAGAAGCTAAAGAAATTGCAAACACTAGAGCAGAACATGCACGTGCAAAAGAGCTTTCAAAATCTACTAAAGTTTCATTAGAAGAGATGAGTGGATTAATAGCAGAAGGTAAAATCAAACAACTTCCTGTAATTATTAAAACAGATGTTGGTGGTTCATTAGAAGCTATTAAAGGTTCATTAGAAAAAATTGCAAATGAAGAAGTAAAAGTTAAAGTTCTTCACGCAGCAGTTGGTGGAATTACTGAATCTGATTTAGTATTAGCAAATGCATCTGAGGGTTGTATTATCTTAGGATTTAATGTAAGACCTACAGGAAGTGTTAAACAAAAAGCTAAAGCTGATGGTGTTACTATTAATACATATACAATTATCTACGATTTAATTGATGATGTTAAAGATGCATTATCTGGTATGATGAGTGCAGTGATTCGTGAAGAAAATACAGGTCAAGCTGAAGTTAGAGATACATTCGTTGTTCCAAAAGTTGGAACAGTTGCTGGATGTTTAGTAACAGATGGTAAAGTAATCAGAGGTGGTCATGCTAGAATCATTAGAGATGGTATTGTTACTTATACAGGTAAAATTTCATCATTAAAAAGATTTAAAGATGATGCTAAAGAAGTTGCTAATGGTTATGAGTGTGGTATTATGTTTGATAAATTTAATGATATTCAAGTTGGAGATTTCATTGAAACATTTATTCAAATTGAAGAAAAAGTTTCGATTGACGACTAA
- the rimP gene encoding ribosome maturation factor RimP — translation MNLEESIKLAVESLGVELYDITTAREHDDNIYRVSITSKDGVNLDKCAEVSRMISPILDLDEPLGGKYKLEVSSPGIERRLKTKHHFISSVGENVKVKDIATDVFKGKLLSADNNKITIETEFGKEELEYGSILSASTYFKW, via the coding sequence ATGAATTTAGAAGAATCGATAAAATTAGCAGTTGAAAGTTTAGGTGTTGAACTTTATGATATTACTACTGCAAGAGAACATGATGATAATATTTATAGAGTAAGTATTACTTCAAAAGATGGTGTTAATTTAGATAAATGTGCAGAAGTTTCAAGAATGATATCTCCTATTTTAGATTTAGATGAACCACTTGGTGGTAAATATAAATTGGAAGTTAGTTCTCCTGGAATTGAAAGACGACTTAAAACTAAGCATCATTTTATATCTTCAGTTGGTGAAAATGTTAAAGTTAAAGATATCGCAACAGATGTTTTTAAAGGTAAACTTTTAAGTGCTGACAATAATAAAATTACTATTGAAACAGAATTTGGTAAAGAAGAATTAGAATATGGTTCTATTTTATCTGCATCTACTTATTTTAAATGGTAA
- the serA gene encoding phosphoglycerate dehydrogenase yields MNKYTIVVCDHIHEDGLNILKNTEDVNYVYAADIDKNELLNVIKDADVAITRSSTTVDEKFLNAAVNLKAIIRAGVGYDNVDMEGCSKRGIIAMNVPTANTIAAVELTMAHMLSCMRKFPYAHNQLKNERIWKREDWYGNELFGKKLGVIGFGNIGHRVALRAKSFEMDVVTYDPYIPSTKATDLDVKYTTNFQDILDCDIITIHTPKNQETINIIGEEEIAKMKDGVILINCARGGLYNEEALVNNLKSGKIAMAGIDVFIKEPAINHPLLDLQNVTVTAHLGANTKESQKQIAIQAAQNAIESARGSAYPNALNLPIDESKIPSFVKPYIELTQKMAFLCAQIDKSAIRSITVSAQGEISEYLDSLNTFATVGALKISSGDEVNYVNAKFWAEDKGIKIDSAEISNNTSGYSNKVTVKLTTEKGTIAISGTVFDENVQRIVGINNFVFDIEPKGKMVIMRNNDIPGVIGEVGKLLGDKNINIADFRLSRGKDGALAVILVDEKVCTETLKELNSLEAAISVSYAEI; encoded by the coding sequence ATGAATAAATACACAATCGTAGTTTGTGACCATATACATGAAGACGGATTAAATATTTTAAAAAATACTGAAGATGTTAATTATGTATATGCAGCAGATATTGATAAAAATGAACTTTTAAATGTAATTAAAGATGCAGATGTAGCAATTACTAGATCATCAACTACTGTTGATGAAAAGTTTTTAAATGCAGCTGTTAATCTAAAAGCGATTATTAGAGCTGGTGTTGGATATGATAATGTTGATATGGAAGGTTGTAGCAAAAGAGGAATCATTGCTATGAACGTTCCAACAGCGAATACAATCGCAGCAGTTGAATTAACAATGGCCCATATGTTATCTTGTATGAGAAAGTTTCCGTATGCACACAATCAACTTAAAAATGAAAGAATTTGGAAAAGAGAAGATTGGTATGGAAATGAACTTTTTGGTAAAAAATTAGGTGTTATTGGTTTTGGTAACATTGGACATAGAGTTGCATTAAGAGCTAAATCATTTGAAATGGATGTAGTAACATACGATCCATATATTCCTTCAACAAAAGCAACTGATTTAGATGTTAAATATACAACAAATTTTCAAGATATTTTAGATTGTGATATTATCACAATTCATACTCCAAAAAATCAAGAAACTATAAATATAATTGGTGAAGAAGAAATTGCTAAAATGAAAGATGGCGTAATTTTAATTAATTGTGCTAGAGGTGGATTATATAATGAAGAAGCATTAGTTAATAACCTTAAATCTGGAAAAATCGCAATGGCTGGAATTGATGTATTTATTAAAGAACCAGCAATAAATCACCCATTATTAGATTTACAAAATGTTACTGTAACTGCACACTTAGGTGCTAATACAAAAGAATCTCAAAAACAAATTGCTATTCAAGCTGCTCAAAATGCAATTGAATCTGCAAGAGGAAGTGCATATCCAAATGCATTAAATTTACCAATAGATGAAAGTAAAATTCCATCATTTGTAAAACCATATATTGAGTTAACTCAAAAAATGGCTTTTCTTTGTGCTCAAATTGATAAATCTGCAATTAGATCTATTACAGTATCAGCACAAGGTGAAATTTCTGAATATTTAGATTCTTTAAACACTTTTGCAACAGTTGGAGCACTTAAAATTTCATCAGGTGATGAAGTTAATTATGTTAATGCAAAATTCTGGGCAGAAGACAAAGGTATTAAAATTGATTCTGCTGAAATATCAAATAATACAAGTGGTTATAGTAATAAAGTAACAGTAAAACTTACAACTGAAAAAGGTACAATTGCAATTTCTGGAACAGTTTTTGATGAAAATGTTCAAAGAATTGTAGGTATTAATAACTTTGTATTTGATATTGAGCCTAAAGGGAAAATGGTTATTATGAGAAATAATGATATTCCTGGTGTTATTGGAGAAGTTGGAAAACTTCTTGGTGATAAAAATATAAATATTGCAGACTTTAGATTATCAAGAGGGAAAGACGGTGCTTTAGCTGTTATTCTTGTTGATGAAAAAGTTTGCACAGAAACATTAAAAGAACTTAACAGTTTAGAAGCAGCAATATCTGTTTCATACGCTGAAATTTAA
- the efp gene encoding elongation factor P: protein MALGMSDLKKGLKIEVDGIPYKITDYAHVKPGKGAAFVRCKIKNFLNAKTIEKTFHAGDKFETPDLEQKTMQFLYDDGEMLQFMDTNTYEQIGLTYEQVGDAEKWIIDGMNVDMMFFKGEAITVEPPATVEMTIVETPPNFKGDSQGGKKPATLECGAIVQIPFHLVEGDIIKCDTKTGEYIEKVK, encoded by the coding sequence ATGGCTTTAGGAATGAGTGATTTAAAAAAAGGTTTAAAAATTGAAGTGGATGGTATTCCATATAAGATTACAGACTATGCACATGTTAAACCTGGAAAAGGTGCTGCATTCGTAAGATGTAAGATTAAAAACTTTTTAAATGCAAAAACAATTGAAAAAACATTTCATGCAGGTGATAAATTTGAAACTCCAGATTTAGAACAAAAAACTATGCAGTTTTTATATGATGATGGTGAGATGTTACAATTTATGGACACAAATACATATGAACAAATTGGTTTAACTTACGAACAAGTTGGTGATGCTGAAAAATGGATTATTGATGGAATGAATGTTGATATGATGTTCTTCAAAGGTGAAGCAATTACTGTTGAGCCTCCTGCAACTGTAGAGATGACAATTGTAGAAACTCCACCTAATTTTAAAGGTGATTCACAAGGTGGTAAAAAACCAGCAACTTTAGAATGTGGTGCTATTGTTCAAATACCTTTTCACTTAGTAGAGGGTGACATTATTAAATGTGATACTAAAACTGGTGAATATATTGAGAAAGTAAAATAA
- the rbfA gene encoding 30S ribosome-binding factor RbfA: MKSVNLQRTESLLMELIPEALSDLSDGRINSLAITGVNCKNGKYDALVYFDGSDFEKKEINQIVSLLNKANGRLKSHILASTGWYKCPDFKFVNDTSLEKSRNIEALFAQINKSKSDKE, translated from the coding sequence ATGAAAAGTGTTAATTTACAAAGAACAGAATCTTTATTAATGGAGTTAATTCCAGAAGCTCTATCAGATTTATCTGATGGGCGAATTAACTCTTTAGCAATTACAGGTGTAAACTGTAAAAATGGTAAATATGATGCATTAGTTTATTTTGATGGTTCAGATTTTGAGAAAAAAGAAATAAATCAAATTGTTTCTTTATTAAATAAAGCAAATGGAAGATTGAAATCTCATATACTAGCAAGTACAGGCTGGTATAAATGTCCAGATTTTAAGTTTGTTAATGATACTTCTTTAGAAAAATCAAGAAATATTGAAGCATTATTCGCTCAAATTAATAAATCAAAAAGTGATAAAGAATGA
- the ribD gene encoding bifunctional diaminohydroxyphosphoribosylaminopyrimidine deaminase/5-amino-6-(5-phosphoribosylamino)uracil reductase RibD yields the protein MKINNEFFMKLAIDEAWKYQFLTYPNPAVGCVVTKGEGEILSIEAHKESGMPHAEVNALKAAFLKYYPNDLLKTISDSFKIHEYLIKNHNGFFNDCTIYVTLEPCNHIGKTPSCANLIKELKPKKVIVAHEDLNKVASGGCETILSNNIELELGCLRKEAYELLYPFIKWNSGTFIFYKMAQTLNGCIDGSISSNHSKAYVHSLRDKVDLMLIGGNTVRSDKPTLDARYIAGNAPDIMIYSKNKIFDNKIPLFHVPNRKVIISDDLFKLLDYKFIMVEGTYNLLDILKERLDYIVLIISPKIRKGINALNELDIDFKIVHENYIGEEKLVFLKRKD from the coding sequence ATGAAAATTAATAATGAATTTTTTATGAAATTAGCTATAGATGAAGCTTGGAAATATCAATTTCTTACTTATCCTAATCCTGCAGTTGGATGTGTAGTTACAAAAGGTGAGGGTGAAATATTATCAATTGAAGCTCATAAAGAATCAGGAATGCCTCATGCGGAAGTTAATGCACTTAAAGCTGCATTTTTAAAATATTATCCTAATGATTTATTAAAAACAATTTCTGATTCTTTTAAAATACATGAGTATTTAATAAAAAATCACAATGGTTTTTTTAATGATTGTACTATATATGTAACTTTAGAACCATGTAATCATATTGGTAAAACTCCTTCATGTGCAAATTTAATAAAAGAACTAAAACCTAAAAAAGTTATAGTGGCTCATGAAGATTTAAATAAAGTGGCTTCAGGAGGCTGTGAGACTATATTATCTAATAATATTGAGCTAGAGTTAGGTTGTTTAAGAAAAGAAGCTTATGAGCTTTTATATCCATTTATAAAGTGGAATAGTGGAACATTTATATTTTACAAAATGGCTCAAACATTAAATGGTTGTATTGATGGTTCTATCTCATCTAATCATTCAAAAGCATATGTTCATAGCTTAAGAGATAAAGTTGATTTAATGCTTATAGGTGGAAATACTGTACGAAGTGACAAACCAACTCTTGATGCTAGATATATAGCAGGAAATGCTCCTGACATTATGATATATAGTAAGAATAAAATATTTGATAACAAAATACCTTTATTCCATGTTCCTAATCGTAAGGTAATTATAAGTGATGATTTATTTAAACTTTTAGATTACAAGTTTATTATGGTTGAAGGAACATATAATTTATTAGATATTTTAAAAGAAAGATTAGATTATATTGTGCTAATAATAAGTCCAAAAATTAGAAAAGGTATTAATGCTTTAAATGAGTTAGATATTGATTTTAAGATAGTTCATGAAAATTATATTGGTGAAGAAAAATTAGTTTTTTTAAAAAGAAAAGATTAG
- a CDS encoding 30S ribosomal protein S1, whose product MGIDDIDLGEDFNFEQMLNESFENAENNSVVDGVIVEISGDRVLVDVGQKVEGQIYISEITTNGEVKFKEGDTIPVMLMGSRGERPNISHKKVLQKEKFDAFVKLHGEDIENVTIEGKIISVKPRGGFIIEDEDGCEYFMPMAQSYLKAIGAVGKKVKAKVLKVNEAQNSIIVSRKKLIEEGKALKDSRVAAILEKNEPVNGIIKKITSYGMFVDLDGIDGLVNYNEISYKGPVNPANYYNEGDEVTVVVLSYDKAKQHLSLSIKAALSNPWEEIKDELDVGDTITVTVSNFESYGAFVDLGNDIEGLLHISEISWNKNVKNPKELLTLNEEINVEVIELNVDAKRLRVSLKNLQEKPFAKFTKEHKVGEIITGKIATLTDFGAFVTIGDVDGLLHNEEASWETNAKCKALFKKGDEVEVKIIKIDREKENISLSVKEIADSPAKKFQETHKVGDIVKGIVKDAKDFGVFIKLEDNLDGLIRNEDVEPLVIEEIKSGDEIEAVIVNIDTKRNRVRLSVKRLEQQQEREVLKAVNDTSSMTLGDLLKDQIK is encoded by the coding sequence ATGGGTATCGATGATATTGATTTAGGCGAAGATTTTAATTTTGAGCAAATGCTTAACGAATCTTTTGAGAACGCTGAGAACAACTCTGTAGTAGATGGTGTAATTGTAGAAATTTCTGGTGACAGAGTTTTAGTTGACGTTGGTCAAAAAGTTGAAGGTCAGATTTATATATCTGAAATCACAACTAATGGTGAAGTAAAATTCAAAGAGGGTGATACAATCCCTGTAATGTTAATGGGAAGTAGAGGGGAAAGACCTAATATTTCACATAAAAAAGTTCTTCAAAAAGAAAAATTTGACGCATTTGTTAAATTACATGGTGAAGATATTGAAAATGTAACAATTGAAGGTAAAATCATTTCTGTTAAACCAAGAGGTGGATTTATAATTGAAGATGAAGATGGTTGTGAATATTTCATGCCTATGGCTCAATCTTACTTAAAAGCAATTGGTGCTGTTGGTAAAAAAGTTAAAGCTAAAGTTTTAAAAGTAAACGAAGCACAAAATTCAATTATAGTTTCTAGAAAGAAATTAATTGAAGAAGGTAAAGCTCTTAAAGATTCTAGAGTTGCTGCTATCTTAGAAAAAAATGAACCAGTTAATGGTATCATTAAAAAAATCACTTCTTATGGAATGTTTGTAGATTTAGATGGAATTGACGGTTTAGTTAATTACAATGAAATATCTTACAAAGGTCCTGTAAATCCTGCTAACTATTACAATGAAGGTGACGAAGTTACTGTAGTTGTATTATCATATGATAAAGCAAAACAACATTTATCATTATCAATTAAAGCTGCGCTTTCTAACCCTTGGGAAGAAATTAAAGATGAATTAGATGTAGGTGATACAATTACTGTTACTGTTTCTAACTTTGAATCTTACGGTGCGTTTGTTGATTTAGGAAATGATATAGAAGGTTTATTACATATTTCTGAAATTTCATGGAATAAAAATGTAAAAAATCCAAAAGAATTATTAACTTTAAATGAAGAAATTAATGTTGAAGTAATTGAATTAAATGTTGATGCAAAAAGATTAAGAGTATCTTTAAAAAATTTACAAGAAAAACCTTTCGCAAAATTCACAAAAGAACATAAAGTAGGTGAAATAATCACTGGTAAAATAGCTACATTAACTGACTTTGGTGCATTTGTTACTATTGGTGATGTTGATGGATTATTACATAATGAAGAAGCTTCATGGGAAACTAATGCAAAATGTAAAGCCTTATTCAAAAAAGGTGATGAAGTAGAAGTTAAAATTATCAAAATTGATAGAGAAAAAGAAAATATTTCATTATCAGTAAAAGAAATTGCTGATTCTCCTGCTAAAAAATTCCAAGAAACTCATAAAGTTGGTGATATAGTTAAAGGAATTGTTAAAGATGCAAAAGATTTCGGTGTATTTATTAAATTAGAAGATAATTTAGATGGATTAATCAGAAATGAAGATGTTGAACCATTAGTAATTGAAGAAATTAAAAGTGGCGATGAAATTGAAGCTGTAATTGTAAATATTGATACTAAAAGAAATAGAGTTAGATTATCAGTTAAAAGATTAGAGCAACAACAAGAAAGAGAAGTTCTTAAAGCAGTTAATGACACTTCATCTATGACTTTAGGCGATTTATTAAAAGATCAAATTAAATAA